A stretch of Blattabacterium cuenoti DNA encodes these proteins:
- the infB gene encoding translation initiation factor IF-2: MTDKDKIRLKTVLTKFNISLQRVVNFLQKKGIKIEHNPNTKIEKKVYKFIMREFKTYKEIREESEKVVLQKRMEKEKIKEELLRSKHIYATKIIRDKPEEDLIEFKKIEIENSKKYDNQEEKKNKKLEQKIENKLTKKPEHIDTIYHKLDGVILTGDRIDLSQFEKKRVKQENHIKKKRKRIKKEIIVDEIKNFPVEKKQDKEKERFYYEKRIEKSKEKKYSKKLEITEEQIEKQIKETLEKLSYKGIKSKASKIRKEKRQQKKEKRLLQNEIEHENKEKVLKIAEFTTVNELASMMKVNATDVIVSCMSLGIMVTMNQRLDAEILTLVSDEFGYNVEFIGLDLEEAIQDDKDLEENLHPRPPIITVMGHVDHGKTSLLDYIRNTNVIAGEAGGITQHIAAYSVECSNNQKSITFLDTPGHEAFTAMRARGAQITDIAIIVIAADDQVMPQTKEAISHAQAANVPIIFVFNKMDKSNANPDKIREQLANLNILVEEWRGKYPTQEISAKLGTGIPQLLEKVLIVSELLDLKANPNKPAVGTVIEASLDKGRGYITTLLLQGGTLKVGDYVLAGSHHGKVKSILDERGKSIPSAGPSKPITILGLNGAPTAGDKFKVFIDEKEAKQLASRREQLQREQNIRAQKHLTLDEIGRRIALGDFKELKIILKGDVDGSVEAITDALQKLSTNTIMINIIYKGVGQITESDVLLASASDAIIIGFNVRPNIGAKNIEKKEDIEIRTYSIIYDVINDIQEAIDGMLIPEIREKILGNAEIREIFKIPKIGTIAGCMVIEGKLSRQAKVRLIREGIVIHNGEFTSMKRFKEDVKEVYKGYECGLSIKNYHNLRSGDIVEVYEELVENNKN; this comes from the coding sequence ATGACGGATAAAGATAAAATCAGATTAAAAACAGTATTAACCAAATTTAATATCTCTTTACAAAGAGTAGTTAATTTTTTACAAAAAAAAGGAATTAAAATAGAACATAATCCTAATACTAAAATAGAAAAAAAGGTCTATAAATTTATTATGAGAGAATTTAAAACTTATAAAGAAATCCGAGAAGAATCTGAAAAGGTTGTTTTGCAAAAAAGAATGGAAAAAGAAAAAATAAAAGAAGAATTACTGAGATCAAAACATATTTATGCTACTAAAATTATACGTGATAAACCAGAAGAAGATTTAATTGAATTCAAAAAGATAGAAATAGAAAATAGTAAAAAATATGATAATCAAGAAGAAAAAAAAAATAAAAAATTAGAACAAAAAATAGAAAATAAACTTACAAAAAAACCTGAACATATTGATACTATTTATCATAAATTAGATGGAGTAATATTAACAGGAGATAGAATAGATTTATCTCAATTTGAAAAAAAGAGAGTAAAACAAGAAAATCATATCAAAAAAAAACGAAAAAGAATTAAAAAAGAAATTATTGTTGATGAAATAAAAAATTTTCCTGTAGAAAAAAAACAAGATAAGGAAAAAGAACGTTTTTATTATGAAAAAAGAATAGAAAAATCAAAAGAAAAAAAATATTCTAAAAAACTAGAAATTACTGAAGAACAAATAGAAAAGCAGATCAAAGAAACTTTAGAAAAACTATCCTACAAAGGAATAAAATCAAAAGCTTCAAAAATTAGAAAAGAAAAACGTCAACAAAAAAAAGAAAAAAGACTTTTACAAAATGAAATAGAACATGAGAATAAAGAAAAAGTATTAAAAATAGCTGAATTTACAACTGTAAATGAATTAGCATCTATGATGAAAGTAAACGCTACAGATGTTATTGTTTCTTGTATGTCTTTAGGAATTATGGTTACCATGAATCAAAGATTAGATGCTGAAATATTAACTTTAGTATCAGATGAGTTTGGATATAACGTAGAATTTATCGGATTAGATTTAGAAGAAGCAATACAAGATGATAAAGATTTGGAAGAAAATTTACATCCTAGACCTCCAATCATTACTGTTATGGGCCATGTAGATCATGGAAAAACATCTCTATTAGATTATATTAGAAATACTAATGTTATTGCTGGAGAAGCTGGGGGTATTACTCAACATATAGCGGCATATAGTGTAGAATGTTCTAATAATCAAAAAAGTATTACTTTTTTAGACACTCCGGGTCATGAAGCCTTCACTGCTATGCGAGCTAGAGGAGCTCAAATTACAGATATAGCAATTATAGTTATTGCTGCAGATGATCAAGTAATGCCACAAACTAAAGAAGCTATTAGTCATGCTCAAGCAGCTAATGTTCCTATTATATTTGTGTTTAATAAAATGGACAAATCAAATGCTAATCCTGATAAAATAAGAGAACAATTAGCAAATTTAAATATATTAGTAGAAGAATGGAGGGGAAAATATCCTACTCAAGAAATATCAGCAAAATTAGGAACTGGAATTCCCCAATTATTAGAAAAAGTACTGATAGTATCTGAATTATTAGATTTAAAAGCTAATCCTAATAAACCCGCTGTAGGAACTGTGATAGAAGCCTCTTTAGACAAAGGAAGAGGATACATAACAACCTTACTATTGCAAGGAGGAACATTAAAAGTTGGAGATTATGTATTGGCAGGAAGTCATCATGGAAAAGTTAAAAGTATTTTGGATGAAAGAGGAAAATCCATTCCATCAGCAGGACCTTCTAAACCTATTACTATATTAGGACTAAACGGAGCTCCTACTGCGGGAGATAAATTTAAAGTATTTATAGACGAAAAAGAAGCAAAACAATTGGCTTCTAGAAGAGAACAATTACAAAGAGAACAAAATATACGTGCTCAAAAACATCTTACATTAGATGAAATAGGAAGACGTATTGCACTAGGAGATTTTAAAGAACTCAAAATTATTCTTAAAGGAGATGTAGATGGTTCAGTAGAGGCTATTACTGATGCACTTCAAAAATTATCTACAAATACTATCATGATAAATATTATTTATAAAGGAGTAGGTCAAATCACAGAATCTGATGTATTATTGGCAAGTGCTTCCGATGCTATTATAATAGGATTCAATGTTCGTCCCAATATTGGAGCAAAAAACATAGAAAAAAAAGAAGATATAGAAATACGAACTTATTCTATTATATACGATGTTATTAATGATATTCAAGAAGCTATCGATGGAATGCTTATTCCTGAAATAAGAGAAAAAATATTAGGAAATGCAGAGATAAGAGAAATATTCAAAATTCCGAAAATAGGAACTATAGCTGGATGTATGGTCATAGAAGGAAAATTATCAAGACAAGCAAAAGTAAGATTAATACGAGAAGGAATTGTTATCCATAATGGAGAATTTACTTCTATGAAACGTTTTAAAGAAGATGTAAAAGAAGTTTATAAAGGATATGAATGTGGATTAAGCATAAAAAATTATCATAATCTAAGATCCGGAGATATTGTAGAGGTTTATGAAGAATTAGTTGAAAATAATAAAAACTGA
- the aspS gene encoding aspartate--tRNA ligase: MYRTHNCGELCKKDIGKEVILSGWIQNIRDLGSLFFIDIRDYFGITQLIFTKKKKNIFLEKEFLIKIKGKVIERLSKNYKIPTGEIEILVFSIEILNSSISIPFSIENEKDGTEKVRMMYRYLDIRRNTIKNNLIIRHDLTLEIRNFLSRNGFLEIETPILTNYTSEGARSFVVPSRTQIGKFYALSQSPQLFKQLLMIGGIDKYFQIVKCFRDEDPRSDRQIEFTQIDCEMSFVEKNDILIFFENFIKHLFNKIKNIQLEPFPSISYTNAIKMYGTDKPDLRLDMSFVELNHLVKDINFLKDQELVIGIKVKEFVHVNDFLIKLKKVENKNFLWIHIQNNKEEKNYISSNQDFSKENLLLFIKYFKASPGDLLFIYFGNKKETREKLRKIRFKIAHHLNLINPKLFKPLWIIDSPLFEWEEKYKRYKSVHHPFTSPKEEDIHLLLEEKDPGTIRSQSFDLIINGIEIGSGSIRIHNKNVQNLVFKHLGLSIKEIESQFGFFIKALEYGTPPHGGIAFGLDRLINLLEGNDNIKNFIAFPKNNYGKDLMINAPSFLKDEKLNKLHF, encoded by the coding sequence ATGTATAGAACACATAATTGTGGAGAACTGTGTAAAAAAGATATTGGAAAAGAAGTTATTTTATCTGGATGGATTCAAAACATAAGAGATTTAGGATCTTTATTTTTTATAGATATTAGAGATTATTTTGGAATTACACAACTTATTTTTACAAAAAAAAAGAAAAATATTTTTTTAGAAAAAGAGTTTTTAATTAAAATCAAAGGAAAAGTAATAGAAAGATTATCTAAAAATTATAAGATTCCTACAGGAGAAATAGAAATTCTCGTATTTTCCATAGAAATATTAAACTCCTCTATTTCCATTCCTTTTAGCATAGAAAATGAAAAAGATGGAACTGAAAAAGTTAGAATGATGTATAGATACCTTGATATAAGAAGAAATACTATAAAAAATAATTTAATTATTCGTCATGATCTCACTTTGGAAATACGAAATTTTCTTTCTAGAAATGGTTTTCTAGAAATAGAAACTCCTATACTTACAAATTATACTTCAGAGGGAGCTAGAAGTTTTGTTGTCCCGTCTAGAACACAAATCGGAAAATTTTATGCATTATCTCAATCTCCTCAATTATTTAAACAATTATTGATGATAGGTGGGATCGATAAGTATTTTCAAATAGTAAAATGTTTTAGAGATGAAGATCCTCGTTCTGATAGACAAATAGAGTTTACACAAATAGATTGTGAAATGTCTTTTGTAGAAAAAAATGATATATTAATTTTTTTTGAAAATTTTATAAAACATTTATTTAATAAAATCAAAAATATTCAACTTGAACCTTTTCCTTCTATTTCTTATACAAATGCGATAAAAATGTATGGAACGGATAAACCTGATCTTCGTTTGGATATGTCTTTTGTTGAACTAAATCATTTAGTGAAAGATATTAATTTTTTAAAAGACCAAGAATTGGTTATAGGAATAAAAGTCAAAGAATTTGTTCATGTAAATGATTTTTTAATCAAATTGAAAAAAGTAGAAAATAAAAATTTTTTATGGATTCATATACAAAATAATAAAGAAGAAAAAAATTATATTTCTTCTAATCAAGATTTTAGTAAGGAAAATTTACTACTTTTTATCAAGTATTTTAAGGCTAGTCCTGGTGATTTATTATTTATTTATTTCGGAAATAAAAAGGAAACAAGAGAAAAACTTAGAAAAATACGTTTTAAAATCGCTCATCATTTGAATTTAATCAATCCTAAACTTTTTAAACCATTATGGATTATAGATTCTCCTCTTTTTGAATGGGAAGAAAAATATAAAAGGTATAAATCAGTACATCATCCGTTTACTAGTCCAAAAGAAGAAGATATTCATTTATTATTAGAAGAAAAAGATCCAGGGACTATTCGGTCTCAATCTTTTGATTTAATTATCAATGGAATAGAGATTGGAAGTGGATCTATTCGAATTCATAATAAAAACGTACAAAATTTAGTATTTAAACATTTAGGATTATCAATAAAAGAAATAGAATCTCAATTTGGTTTTTTTATAAAAGCTTTAGAATATGGAACTCCTCCTCATGGAGGAATAGCTTTTGGATTAGATAGATTAATTAATCTTTTGGAAGGGAATGATAACATCAAAAATTTCATAGCCTTTCCAAAAAATAATTATGGAAAAGATTTAATGATTAATGCTCCATCTTTTTTAAAAGATGAAAAATTAAATAAATTACATTTTTGA